In Methanobrevibacter boviskoreani JH1, one DNA window encodes the following:
- a CDS encoding OBG GTPase family GTP-binding protein, protein MSDDIEQKIKDIEDEIHKTQYNKATSHHIGKLKAKIARLKEEQEKRSSSGNKGQGFYVKKSGDATAVLVGFPSVGKSTLLNELTNAESKVGAYQFTTLDIIPGIMEYNNAQIQIFDVPGIITGASGGKGRGKEILAVARDADLIIVVLDVLNPQHYNVILKELHDIGVRPNQTKPDVRVKKTGRGGVKVSSTIPLSKLDEVTIRSVLNEYGIHNASVLFREDIDVDQFIDVLDANKSYVPMIVLMNKTDLVDENYLNQLRADPNMPDDFIPISADKKQNMDYLRETIFNQLGLIRVYLKPQGRHADMNDPLIIKKGTTVIEACRKLHREFVRNFRHAKVWGTSVKFPGQKVGPDHVLEDEDVLRVILKK, encoded by the coding sequence ATGAGTGATGATATAGAGCAGAAAATTAAGGATATTGAGGATGAAATCCATAAAACTCAGTATAATAAAGCTACTTCTCACCATATCGGTAAATTAAAAGCTAAGATAGCAAGGCTCAAAGAAGAACAAGAAAAAAGGAGTAGTTCCGGAAACAAAGGTCAAGGGTTTTATGTTAAAAAATCTGGGGATGCTACTGCTGTGCTTGTAGGTTTTCCTTCTGTAGGTAAATCAACATTACTTAATGAATTAACTAATGCTGAAAGTAAGGTTGGAGCTTATCAATTTACAACATTGGATATTATTCCTGGAATCATGGAATATAACAATGCGCAAATCCAAATTTTTGACGTTCCAGGAATTATTACCGGTGCATCTGGTGGAAAAGGTAGAGGTAAAGAAATTTTAGCTGTGGCTAGAGATGCAGATTTAATCATTGTTGTATTGGATGTTTTGAATCCTCAACACTATAATGTGATTTTAAAGGAACTTCATGATATTGGTGTAAGGCCTAATCAGACAAAACCTGATGTAAGGGTTAAGAAGACTGGAAGAGGTGGAGTTAAAGTATCTTCAACCATTCCATTATCAAAATTGGATGAGGTTACCATCAGATCCGTATTAAATGAATATGGTATCCATAATGCCAGCGTTTTATTTAGGGAAGATATTGATGTGGATCAGTTTATTGATGTTTTGGATGCTAATAAATCCTATGTTCCTATGATTGTTTTAATGAATAAAACAGATTTAGTAGATGAGAACTACTTGAATCAACTAAGGGCAGATCCGAACATGCCTGATGATTTTATTCCTATTTCCGCAGATAAGAAACAGAACATGGATTATCTTAGAGAAACAATCTTCAATCAATTAGGCCTTATAAGAGTTTATCTTAAACCTCAAGGAAGACATGCAGACATGAATGATCCTTTGATTATTAAAAAAGGCACTACTGTTATTGAGGCTTGCCGTAAGTTACACAGGGAATTTGTACGTAATTTCAGACATGCTAAGGTTTGGGGAACTTCTGTAAAATTCCCAGGTCAGAAGGTAGGTCCTGATCATGTTCTTGAGGATGAGGATGTTTTAAGGGTTATTCTTAAAAAATAG